One Littorina saxatilis isolate snail1 linkage group LG10, US_GU_Lsax_2.0, whole genome shotgun sequence DNA window includes the following coding sequences:
- the LOC138978033 gene encoding protein mono-ADP-ribosyltransferase PARP12-like isoform X1, whose amino-acid sequence MADTHPSRKLVKNALKVLLASARCDCRESVVNIFCKLKERRADAFKAADTDVLETWLRKCPKLFIVYEESGQVFVRPTAALGFCLGHTRKHNPCQQKLCNYLHACPRFFLTGACGFRDRCSYGHNLRTPLNRRLLKLHGVGVLDLTELRTLLRLPWVRRGASMPRMCRSYNSCGGCVREGGRCHGLHLCSLHVFGFSGGDCERNHDIRSQDVAETLALYGISVAGRRPEDVVKEVQAYVASRNDIFVYPDCDVPDLNRKKRRPDMETGAKPQQTGTILNVFQQRAWESVYRKNGRRPEKLFFTRTGRRPINQVSTKTESPGSICRHHLMGKCGYGESCHRLHSNRPFLWRMIELPEDTEKDEDLTWTSFDPVNNVLLEQYFSQPEIVECCLDNVDGVKMFVNFIEHMAECIATDKMYSLHRLGIPPRATLSSDQEYLATVWLWYWQNQKRKWIEFGFKVAKRKRVVLTSADVEKYYSTCCGNTPMRAEHYVLDLRGRTLTDLDTSQTYKVIRRPQYTQQDGDPELDMG is encoded by the exons atggctgatactcACCCCAGCAGGAAACTTGTGAAAAACGCCCTGAAAGTGTTGCTGGCTTCTGCTCGCTGTGACTGCAGAGAAAGCGTTGTCAACATCTTTTGCAAACTCAAAGAGCGCAGAGCTGACGCCTTCAAGGCTGCCGATACTGACGTGTTGGAGACATGGCTGAGAAAATGCCCGAAG CTGTTCATAGTTTATGAAGAAAGCGGGCAAGTGTTTGTCAGACCTACAGCCGCACTGGGTTTCTGCCTTGGTCACACCAGAAAACACAATCCGTGCCAACAGAAACTGTGCAACTACCTCCATGCCTGTCCTCGCTTCTTTCTCACGGGTGCCTGTGGCTTTCGAGACCGGTGTAGCTACGGCCACAACCTCCGAACTCCTCTCAACCGTCGGCTGCTGAAACTGCacggtgtgggtgtgttggACCTGACGGAACTGAGGACTCTCTTGCGTCTGCCCTGGGTGAGACGTGGTGCCTCCATGCCCAGGATGTGCAG ATCTTACAACAGCTGTGGTGGCTGCGTTCGCGAGGGTGGCCGATGTCATGGTCTGCACCTTTGTTCCTTGCATGTCTTCGGTTTTTCTGGTGGTGATTGTGAAAGAAACCATGATATAAGGAGTCAAGAT GTTGCAGAGACACTGGCGTTGTATGGCATCAGTGTTGCTGGGCGTCGACCGGAGGATGTTGTGAAGGAAGTCCAAGCCTATGTGGCCTCCCGGAATGACATATTTGTCTACCCTGATTGTGACGTTCCTGACCTGAACAGAAAGAAGAGAAGACCAGATATGGAGACTGGTGCCAAACCCCAACAGACTGGTACTATTCTGAATGTATTTCAGCAAAGAGCTTGGGAGTCAGTGTATCGCAAAAACG GCAGACGCCCAGAGAAGCTGTTCTTTACAAGAACTGGCAGACGTCCAATAAACCAGGTCTCCACCAAGACTGAGTCCCCGGGAAGTATCTGTCGTCATCAtcttatg GGCAAATGTGGTTATGGAGAATCTTGCCACAGACTTCACAGCAACAGGCCGTTTTTGTGGAGAATGATAGAGTTGCCCGAAGACACGGAGAAGGACGAAGACCTGACATGGACAAGTTTTGATCCTGTCAATAACGTTCTGCTGGAACAGTACTTCTCTCAGCCTGAAATCGTAGAGTGCTGTCTGGACAATGT AGACGGTGTCAAAATGTTTGTGAACTTTATCGAACACATGGCTGAGTGCATCGCAACAGACAAGATGTACAGCCTACACCgactcggtattccaccccgtGCAACTCTCAGCAGTGACCAGGAATATTTAGCCACCGTCTGGCTGTGGTACTGGCAAAACCAAAAAAGGAAATGGATTGAATTTGGATTTAAG GtagcaaaaagaaagagagttGTGCTGACCAGTGCAGATGTGGAAAAGTACTACTCTACATGTTGCGGAAACACGCCGATGCGCGCTGAACACTATGTCCTTGACCTCCGAGGGAGAACACTGACCGACCTTGACACCAGCCAAACTTACAAGGTCATAAGACGACCTCAGTACACGCAACAAGATGGTGACCCTGAACTGGATATGGGATGA
- the LOC138978033 gene encoding protein mono-ADP-ribosyltransferase PARP12-like isoform X2 — translation MADTHPSRKLVKNALKVLLASARCDCRESVVNIFCKLKERRADAFKAADTDVLETWLRKCPKLFIVYEESGQVFVRPTAALGFCLGHTRKHNPCQQKLCNYLHACPRFFLTGACGFRDRCSYGHNLRTPLNRRLLKLHGVGVLDLTELRTLLRLPWVRRGASMPRMCRSYNSCGGCVREGGRCHGLHLCSLHVFGFSGGDCERNHDIRSQDVAETLALYGISVAGRRPEDVVKEVQAYVASRNDIFVYPDCDVPDLNRKKRRPDMETGAKPQQTGTILNVFQQRAWESVYRKNGRRPEKLFFTRTGRRPINQVSTKTESPGSICRHHLMGKCGYGESCHRLHSNRPFLWRMIELPEDTEKDEDLTWTSFDPVNNVLLEQYFSQPEIVECCLDNVDGVKMFVNFIEHMAECIATDKMYSLHRLGIPPRATLSSDQEYLATVWLWYWQNQKRKWIEFGFKQKERELC, via the exons atggctgatactcACCCCAGCAGGAAACTTGTGAAAAACGCCCTGAAAGTGTTGCTGGCTTCTGCTCGCTGTGACTGCAGAGAAAGCGTTGTCAACATCTTTTGCAAACTCAAAGAGCGCAGAGCTGACGCCTTCAAGGCTGCCGATACTGACGTGTTGGAGACATGGCTGAGAAAATGCCCGAAG CTGTTCATAGTTTATGAAGAAAGCGGGCAAGTGTTTGTCAGACCTACAGCCGCACTGGGTTTCTGCCTTGGTCACACCAGAAAACACAATCCGTGCCAACAGAAACTGTGCAACTACCTCCATGCCTGTCCTCGCTTCTTTCTCACGGGTGCCTGTGGCTTTCGAGACCGGTGTAGCTACGGCCACAACCTCCGAACTCCTCTCAACCGTCGGCTGCTGAAACTGCacggtgtgggtgtgttggACCTGACGGAACTGAGGACTCTCTTGCGTCTGCCCTGGGTGAGACGTGGTGCCTCCATGCCCAGGATGTGCAG ATCTTACAACAGCTGTGGTGGCTGCGTTCGCGAGGGTGGCCGATGTCATGGTCTGCACCTTTGTTCCTTGCATGTCTTCGGTTTTTCTGGTGGTGATTGTGAAAGAAACCATGATATAAGGAGTCAAGAT GTTGCAGAGACACTGGCGTTGTATGGCATCAGTGTTGCTGGGCGTCGACCGGAGGATGTTGTGAAGGAAGTCCAAGCCTATGTGGCCTCCCGGAATGACATATTTGTCTACCCTGATTGTGACGTTCCTGACCTGAACAGAAAGAAGAGAAGACCAGATATGGAGACTGGTGCCAAACCCCAACAGACTGGTACTATTCTGAATGTATTTCAGCAAAGAGCTTGGGAGTCAGTGTATCGCAAAAACG GCAGACGCCCAGAGAAGCTGTTCTTTACAAGAACTGGCAGACGTCCAATAAACCAGGTCTCCACCAAGACTGAGTCCCCGGGAAGTATCTGTCGTCATCAtcttatg GGCAAATGTGGTTATGGAGAATCTTGCCACAGACTTCACAGCAACAGGCCGTTTTTGTGGAGAATGATAGAGTTGCCCGAAGACACGGAGAAGGACGAAGACCTGACATGGACAAGTTTTGATCCTGTCAATAACGTTCTGCTGGAACAGTACTTCTCTCAGCCTGAAATCGTAGAGTGCTGTCTGGACAATGT AGACGGTGTCAAAATGTTTGTGAACTTTATCGAACACATGGCTGAGTGCATCGCAACAGACAAGATGTACAGCCTACACCgactcggtattccaccccgtGCAACTCTCAGCAGTGACCAGGAATATTTAGCCACCGTCTGGCTGTGGTACTGGCAAAACCAAAAAAGGAAATGGATTGAATTTGGATTTAAG caaaaagaaagagagttGTGCTGA
- the LOC138978012 gene encoding uncharacterized protein has product MRCSILLFMVVCAAMMSQSEAWRRAVDSAKKHCQFVNGKVICTFGRKRQATDELSTACNDVANAQQTGFTSDDLLELFNQVDGMNDKDVKDGELDELEFDEFLVLVQALGQCFSSDK; this is encoded by the exons ATGCGTTGCTCCATTCTCCTGTTCATGGTGGTGTGTGCTGCCATGATGTCGCAGTCCGAAGCATGGAGAAgg GCAGTAGACTCTGCGAAGAAGCATTGTCAGTTTGTAAATGGCAAGGTCATTTGCACGTTCGGTCGTAAGCGTCAGGCTACGGATGAGCTGAGTACTGCGTGCAACGACGTGGCCAACGCCCAACAGACCGGCTTCACCTCGGACGACCTGCTGGAACTCTTCAATCAGGTTGACGGCATGAACGACAAAG ATGTCAAAGACGGAGAGCTGGATGAACTTGAGTTCGATGAATTCCTGGTGTTAGTGC AGGCGCTTGGCCAGTGCTTTAGTAGCGATAAGTAA